Genomic DNA from Vanessa atalanta chromosome 17, ilVanAtal1.2, whole genome shotgun sequence:
GGTATGGATTTAGGagtctgtaaaataataaattttatttgacagataatatttttttaaatagtgcaTCTATTAATACCAAATCACATTATTAGCTTAGCAGGTAGGTCCAGCCTGGGTGtgcaagttaaaaaaaaatccttacttttttaataatgataagtaaaataaaaaaaaattgtgtaggACTATTAGTAGTGGGGCCAAACATTAGATTGTGAccaacttataaaaaatattttagtgaaaaGTTTTCCCAGTTGACtggatatttcaaaatatacatacatgtacttAAAGATCacactcaaaatatatttttttagataagaattatgtatatttaagcatgtaatattaaaaccttTCATAACTACATATAGGACTCAACTACTGTTTGGCTATACCAACCAGCcctaagaatataattattaatgtatatatcaaCTTAAAAACACTTCGAAACTTACTGGCATAGCAGCATACATCATTAAACAGAACAGTGAAATGATGTAAGgagtataataaaacatttgacgtatttaacaaattttatttttgttattacaatGGATTTCAGTTCTgtaattacaaatgtaattaaaaatgtcattaagaaatgtaataagaaaatttaataaaaattaaatttattacattgtttaGTGTACTGCAGGGGCCAGAACTGTTAGTACcaatgtattaaattgtattggATTTCTACTGCCTCTAGCTTTTGGTTTAGACTGGATATGTTTTGACCACCTACAAACATGTAACAATGATTCTTGCTCTGAAATTGTGAGACGTTCCTAGAAATGacataaattacttaattattaaaaatgaaataattgttgAATATACAGAGTATGTACATCCaggatttaaaaaatagtatattcatattttaaatcagtccacacataaataaatatcattcataatagctaaaaaaatatttttattttttaaggttcaagttttattataacttctatttttaaattagaagatactttgaataattactgtaattgtgtattatatatacttacaatcAATGGATATAGTGCATGGTATGCTGCAATATCTGTTATGGTTAGGTAGTTTCCAGTTAAATATGAACTATTCTTGAGCGTACTATTAATACCCTGGAAAGATAATCAATATAACAAACTGTAAGTTCATTTGTGGTACAACTAAAGCAATTAAGGATATGTTAAGAAATTACCTGTAAAAAGTTCTTAGCAAAAGTAGGATTTGTAACAGCTTGATTAATGTAAACAGCTAAATGTTCAAGCCATTGATAACTTAAAAGTTTTTCCTCTAGGCTCATAGTGACACCACTCTTTTCTGCTAATCTCAATAATATACTAGCAAAGCCTTCTACATTTTCTTTATCTAGTACAGTAGTTAATACCTGCAATggtgtacaaattataaaaatatacgtatttaactATCCTTTAcgaataaaagaataaaaatattcatatactttGTCAGTATTGTAGCACAATGGCCCGACAGGTATATTAAGGTACTTTCCAACAAACTTTACCacatccatttttaaataatttagtttttatttataataaatattgtttagttttCCGTAATGTTTATAACCTATTTACTATTTCTCTTATTCAAAGCCAAAgaaattaaatgtcaatgttGTATGTTATCGATTATCATTGAAATCGATTCGATTTTCTTATTAttgcaataaacaaaaattatcaaattgcATAATTTGCTAGAATGTACATAATCTGCACTGGGCATTGATCAAAAGTACAACAAAAACTAATTCGTTAGTAACTTTTTAtccacgtaaaataacaataataataaaataaaactgttaaaaataatagagtTGAAGCAAAAAAACAATGATGATACACATATCGTGTAAAATTgagaactattaaataaaaatttctttgATTGAGAATTGAGAAGGTCAAATTCTCTATCAACAAGTCTAAAAGTTTTTACTATCTTATCGATAAACATATCGCTTATATAATCTTCATTCAACAAACTTCATCAAATCCGTGTTGACACTTGAAACTTGACACTGACGTTTGACAGTGTCAAGGCTATCGGTTTTCTGTTCTCTCGGTGATATTTCTGCAACAGAAtactaactaaataaaattagaaagaaataaatactcATGAAATTTTGAGTATTCCGAGGCCCTCTTAAAACTAGGACGTATATAATAGGAGgtgatagttttaaatataaagaaacaacAATATATTGTGATACAATATACATAGATGAATAATAGAAACCATTGTATCTACTAAACGATAAACAGTCGTTAACATATCCTAAATGGACAAAAATAGACCTTAATCTGGTTTTATTCAATTCGAATAACTTTTGATTTAGTCTTCATGTTGACTTTATGCCATAATTACTTTGGAGTGACatctaataacaaaaataacaaagatgATGGTCAAACTTTTAGTAAAAGAAAATTTGCCTTTggattatttattctatttcttGTCAGCGTGTTATGGGTTGTTTCATCAGAGCTGACAAAGGTAGTGTTGTTTACTAGTAATTTGTTTCACTTATTGGTCTTCTAACTGACATTaaccagtttatttttatttcagtacatatatatagaaaagaaaCTTGAAAGACCATTTTTAGTGACATACGTAAGGAGTTCATTGTTATTTGTGTATCTTGTAGTATTATGTTTCACTCCACCAACAAGAGATCCCTGTCAGCCTGCGGATTACACTGTaagtaaatgttatatttatatatgtttacatagtGAGGTCTTTATAAATTACTGCAAGGCTCTAAATcagtattaaaaaacaaataatttaaaccatacagtaaaatcaaaatagatttttaattacattacacccttttttttatttttataaaaatttaatatgatgttTACCCTAGTGCCActaatgtattgtaatgtttttagcAACTATTAGAGCCAACTGCAGAGACAGATGATGAAAGCTTTTACACAGAATCTAACAACAGCCtggtatacaatttttttttaaatatatttaatttttttttttctttaacaattgctatttaaataagtattaaggAACTACAGACAGATATTTTTTTCCCCTATGCGGTAATGAATATATGTACTCTTATTCAATAATTACtctatatcaataattattagctAAAGATCAAGTAAccttactattatataattttatgtatagaaGATACATATTTCACCTCATAATACATAATAGTgctgtaataaatacatattattttagggTGATTCAACTTTTGTTCCTGTACGAGCAGGAGAAACTACAGACAGTGATGACGCAACACCGAGAGCTGTACGATTCAATAAAGTAGCAGAAGtaagttatatttatcatttacaaaGATTAAAAGTGAATGGATGATcagttctattaaataaaaaatctatggcaaaaaaaatattccaaatttaaacaataactaGGACAGCAGTTCTCATAAAAGATAAAatggattatatttattctattttatctcccctaatcaataaattttgtttgataaagCTACTTACACaagttatgtaaatatatttaatcattaataatattcaaacaattatcTGGGAAtagttatgtttaattttataataaaggaaaCAAATACCTCCTGTCTTTCTACagatacaatattatgttattaaaattattcaaactaAAGTATGCTGTTGTGTACTAGActcaatattaagaaatatgtgAGGGTACCATAATTCAGAAAGTTAATCTCATTAATCACtcaataagatataattatagttcTTGATAAAACAATACAAGCCTGAAAATGAACAACATTGTCGTTGTATTGTTGTACAAAAGGCAGATTACAAAGAATCAATTAgacttttttttgtgtatttccTGTTCAAATGCATGGCAACTATTTAGAAGAATCATTAAATGaattcttcaaaataaaaatatattttaattaagtggTCTTACAAATGGTCTTGAAATTACTTCTTatgagattaaattaaatgtatggaTCTGTTCAATCATGAAGTtgcatgttaaattattttcgccTTGTACTACTGTGAGTAACGCTCGTGCTGTCCATCTTAGATGCGTATCATGAGAAAGGcaaatacgaattaaattatacgattttcgtagtttttaagttttacgTTTATGATTTAACATGGTGGGACGCTTCTTCCAGAAAACAGGTCTATAAGgctatataaaattcattttataaatttaattctaatgatAATTCAacagtaaaatgaaataaacacgTTGAGACTTTCATCCTCTTAAGCATTAGATACAAATGACTACAAGAATACAGATTCGCCAGCATAATTTGGTCAATATACGACTGCAAAAATACAGTCGACCAGAAAGTATTGCCTTTTTTTATAAGGTTAATACTTATCACTGTTAAATGTCAAACACAAACCGCCTCTATTAAAATGTTGCAACGAGGTGTCTTTAATGTCAAGGATGTTGaacattacaaaattttcaGAATTATCACTATGCCTTACTAAACGATGTAGGGTTACACAATGTTTTATCTTCTTCTTACGAATTTCAAATCACTTACGTCAGAAAGAGACAAATCTGGACGTAAATATTTTGGTTGATATTATCTTTACTAATTCATTTGAAATGAtttacaaattgataaaaaaaaatcccaatcATGGAGAACTATCCTTTTCGCTTTAagtcgtaaaatataaaaaaacacctaattttttttaaagcttagCTTCCtaccaaataaaacataaaagctCCCAACTCATAATAGCaaaacatataacaaatatacgTATAATTCTGGCTGGCTACTCACGTTTCAAACCGAAAACAGAAAAAGAATTGTGGCTTGGCTGTATCCTACAGGATAATTGATGAATTTGTGGTATctacacaaagtcctaccagtAAAAACAGGCCCGTCTTAAGCATAACCAACCTCATGCAAGAATAGTTCTGGTTATCTTACCTCACcccagaaaaatatttttaaggcatttgaCATACATCAGTGATCACTCCCTTAGGCGCCCAGGATTTTTGCAACCCCATCAACCTGGATCAAGAAGTTTATGTAGTGATATTGGATATTTGTTGTTAAGGTGCGTGTAATGTCAGCGGCGATGGCAGGGGAAGCGTTGTTGGCGCGCCTGTCGTGGTCTGCTTCCATTCGCGCCACAGAGTACGCGCAGCGTCGAGCCGCAGCTGCTGCTACAAGACGACATCTTAAACTAGCTCTTGTTTTTTGTGTACCTGTGAGTATGATTATTATATGCAAACGCGAATGTCGGCGAGAATACGGAatacaaattgtatattatgtacacTCTCCATTCGGTCATTTATTTCTGATGGGTTGGCGTTCCGATAGGAAAGGAATGAGATCAAAGAAGCAAGAGAGCGTAAACAATGCTATTAAAACCCAGGACCTCGTTATTTGCAGCCATCTACGCTAGCGACAAGACGAACGGCTGATACTCAATTTGTATATGTTTGTCTTTGCGTCAGTTGTGTGATtatacattgttttaataaaccaCGTAAATTCGCATTATAAACACGTGTAATTACATTAGGACTACGTAATTTTACTCTTTTCTCAGAGaaaattgttgaatttatatatttttatttttataattattacgcgACCTCTGATATATAGGAACAatagttttaatacaatattgaaGTTATTAAACCAGTTTTGTTATCGGTAAAACCCCAACAACAAtcagttacataattataatttagtagcTAATTACGACATTGTACTTCGTTAATGAAGCACatggttaataatatattttgtttatacgaaatatttatttacattgcaCGCGACGTAAAGAGAGGTGATACGTGTTTATCTGTGTGTTTACGTttaactgtataatatataacagcTTAATATCGTTTACTATGAGGAAACGGGAAAATTCCTACTctttatgtattgaataaataagaCATGAGTTGTTTGCCTGTAATGACAATTGTGTGACAAGCGTGGGAGTGAGACAAAGAGAGAGCTCTCTTTGTCTCACTCCCACGGTCTTACacataattagtaattaaaactcGTAACCCACCAAAGATATACATGTACAATAAGGTCTTGTCGCTAAGTAACGATATCTTTCATTTAATCCTGCAATCTAACAATTATCGTTATAAGCAAAACCGCGATTCGCATTGATCTTCTTTCTTGTTTTTCGTATCTGAAATGTATTTGTCAGTATGTAAATGTCCAAAACCTAATTAATATGACTATATTTTGCGTACTGGACTGAACTTATAGAAAAAAAGCAGACCGATACAGTATTAAAAGTgctaaattataatgatataatttatctcgtactcAGGCTACGTATAGAGAAAAACcggtatgtaaaaaatatattaactccTTCAAACGTGTGTTGATGGATCAATATCCATCAAAACACATTGGAAGGGTGCGATGGAATCGACTCATTTTACTTTTGCCCACCTGTGggatatttataaagttattaaattattttaaatatttctctcGTTTTAGTGGTTTATCGCCAACTATTTATACCGCCTCAGTTTACTTCACTCATCCTCATGTTCAGCGACTCTGTACACATCGACGACTGCAGCGTTCGCACTATCGTTTGGAGCGCTTTTCGCTCAAGTACCATCCGATAGATTTTCTCTCTCAAAATGTGTCGCTGTCCTGCTCACTACAGCGGGCCTTGTAAGTATTAGAaggaataaagtatatgtttCAATAGGTTATCGTCCGTCTTaccttcttttattattttaggtaattttGGGTGTATCAGAGAGTCATCAAAGTAATTGGATAGCTGTTTTAGCAGCTATAGGATCTGCTTTCTGTTACTCTTTACATCTCATGCTATTTCGACAAGAATTGAGGAAAGGGGATGGAATTAACTCCTTTTTACTAGTTGGTAAGTTCATcacaaatatatctttaattactcattgattaattattatcaaatatatataacgcaTCTAAATAATAACACGgagtctaaaaaaatattttgatgtaggTGTAGTGGGTTGCGCCTGCGGCTGTCTAGCATGGGCGATCGGTGGCGTGTTGGCTGTCAGTGGTGTTGAACGTGCCGAACTGCCGTCTCCAAGACTTTGGAGCTGGTTACTATTAGATGCTGCACTGGGACCGCTGCTGCTGGAATCTTTATGGCTGTGGTGAATTTGTAGCTTGAATTtcaaagtaacaataaatattgagtCCCATTTTTATCAAATCCTAACATTATCAAATTCTATAGGTTGTTCCACAGTTTTAAACCAGAATAAGCTATATTAAAGCTACCtagtaatagtattaaaaaaaaaagaattaatcgaataatatattacatattatacaaacCCATCAGCAAAAGCATTATAAAGCTACATTGCGCCTACCCTAAATAAATGTCAATGTGATAGTAATGAGGATCGTGACAGGGGCCGCTGCCTGACGTCGTCGGCGACGGCGACGGCGACGCTGGCGCTGACGCTGCCGCTGTGCGCGTGCGCGGAGGCGTGGCGCGACGGCGGCAGCGCGTGGCGCACGGCGGCGGCGCTGCTGGCGGGCGCGGGCTGGCTCGTGGCCGCGctgcccgcgcccgccgcgctcgCCGGCCTCGCCGCCCGCCTGCGCGCCGCCGACTCGTTCGCGTGAGTCCCTCTACGTCTTACCttaattatatctatctatctatatatatatcgtacCTTTGAtaatttatgttgtattttttagcgtaaattttttttgtttttttaaattgctgtagaattgtaacaaaaataaaactgagctatataacctttttagttgtagtaaaaaaatattatattttcgtcaattaatttaaaaaaatgttttcaatttagTCCTTTAGAATTGAgcaatttttttacaacaaacattattttgtacattttgatAAAGCTATCTATATAGAGTGTCGTACTACATAATGGACTAAAACTCACGAACCAACTTTATAATCATGGTGTGCATGAAACATCATATTACTTACTGTGAAAATACAGTTGCCACTTAATTTTTTGACGCTATCTTTGACTTTCGTCTTCTTCTTTACCTTGACTTGACTGCTAGCTGACCATATTAATATCGAATAAGAAAGCAGACGAAGTGCAGTTGCGTACTGAAAACTTGTCTGAATCAATTATTTTTCGgtcaaacataaattttattacttatatattcagTACTTATATCTATGAGCTGACAAGAATTACGAAAATGACTATAAgtagcatattataaaaaaaagacgcTGATATTATTAAGATCATTTGTTATTCCTTAAAAATCTCTGCATATATATATTCATCCCATAAACTGaaatttaatgacaaaattaaattataaatctgcCAATCATAACCAATAGCTGAAACAGGTTTTGTTTTACAATTCGACGTATGcgctatacatataataaagatCAACCTTAATAATCTCTTTATAAGTCGGAATACACCAGTCcgcatacattaaaaaaaatcagaattaCCTTTCTCAATAAGATAATCTCTTGATGCTATATTTAGTTTGACTCATCAGTCTTTAATCTGGTACGGCCTTTTATGTAGTTAAGCAAAAAAGGCACAcaatacaaatgaataaaacaCTTGACTCTTTAATTTGAATGAGACGAACACGTgtatcttaacagatgattgtgGTTGTGAAGTCTGGCaataactactgaattttcatgtgaagGAAAataccgtgaggaaacctacatgtgtctaaggaaaattcaaataaattgaagCAACGCGACcgaataaactccaaacttaACCCAGCTGTGTGATATTTATAGGCCTCTgctattcattaatttatgttttttaatattacagagcAATAAGGAATATATCAGAATTAGACGAACAATCAGAGGCCCTGATGTCGTCAGAAGAACCGACGTAACCCCCATCGAGTGCGCGTTATGGAGTTGCTTCGAGTGTGAACAGCACAGAGTTTGTTGTGTGAACACCTTTCGTTATTACTAGTCTAATATGTGTATAGAATATAAAGAGTACCAAGATATCCTTAATTTTCAACAATGTGAcaccaatattattaaatacttcaaGAAGTATTGTTTTCTATTAAGAACATTTTTCCAATCAAAGGtgatgatttataattaaaagtcgCCGCATTTTCAAATGACacgtaatataaacaaaccagaatatcctttatattttctttattatattattaacgatcttgaaagattttatatattgattttgattttattattgatagaaTCGTCATAAGATTTTATGGCATATGTACCATATGGCGCAGGCGTTCACTTGGTAATCATTTAATATGTTCCTATTAAGCGAGTATGGTCTACAGTTCCGAATACCCTGTAATCTTTCCTTACTGTTTGATGACGTCATTCATATAAACATATGAATTATCCGTATACTAATAtcgaaaaaaaggttttatatttatatgactgTAACTCTAATTTAGTCTATGGTATTTGTTAATCTCCGATATCGTATACGTTTCGTGTCATCGGAAAGTGTGAcaacttaattataaatcttatatatacacTAAATAATCATTCCACTATTTGTATAGTCCTTTCCGTTACGATacgtattcatatattatagatattcttgttttatattcgttttcttTTTAGGTACTGATAATtaggtaaattttattaaaaatctcgttttatatatttttgttccgaatataaataaaaataagaactcATACAAGTTTCGCCTATacgacaatatttaattttcaggtCACTTCCGTGCCTTTTATCTCTAAAATTAACTTGTA
This window encodes:
- the LOC125070459 gene encoding uncharacterized protein LOC125070459 is translated as MDVVKFVGKYLNIPVGPLCYNTDKVLTTVLDKENVEGFASILLRLAEKSGVTMSLEEKLLSYQWLEHLAVYINQAVTNPTFAKNFLQGINSTLKNSSYLTGNYLTITDIAAYHALYPLIERLTISEQESLLHVCRWSKHIQSKPKARGSRNPIQFNTLVLTVLAPAVH
- the LOC125070550 gene encoding solute carrier family 35 member F5, which encodes MLTLCHNYFGVTSNNKNNKDDGQTFSKRKFAFGLFILFLVSVLWVVSSELTKYIYIEKKLERPFLVTYVRSSLLFVYLVVLCFTPPTRDPCQPADYTQLLEPTAETDDESFYTESNNSLGDSTFVPVRAGETTDSDDATPRAVRFNKVAEVRVMSAAMAGEALLARLSWSASIRATEYAQRRAAAAATRRHLKLALVFCVPWFIANYLYRLSLLHSSSCSATLYTSTTAAFALSFGALFAQVPSDRFSLSKCVAVLLTTAGLVILGVSESHQSNWIAVLAAIGSAFCYSLHLMLFRQELRKGDGINSFLLVGVVGCACGCLAWAIGGVLAVSGVERAELPSPRLWSWLLLDAALGPLLLESLWLWGRCLTSSATATATLALTLPLCACAEAWRDGGSAWRTAAALLAGAGWLVAALPAPAALAGLAARLRAADSFAAIRNISELDEQSEALMSSEEPT